A segment of the Desulfurellaceae bacterium genome:
CTTTGACGAACTCCTGGCGGTCACGGTCGGTGGTCAGCAGACGATCAATCAGCTTGCGCCCGGTCTGGGCGTGCTCCCGGTCGGCCTCCATATGACCGGAAAAGAAACGTAGGGCGTCGGGACTCATCTGATAGTGATTTTGCAGGCCGTCGAGTATGTCCTCACAGGCGTGCGAAAAGCCGCCCTCCAGGACGCCCAGGGCACCCGAGTACTCGGCCTTGCGCGAGACCAGCAGCCAGAAATAGGCGTTCATGGCCCGGGCTGCGGGCGAGGCGCTCGACTGTTCCAGCTCCTGCCTGGACAAGCCTAGCCCCTTTTCCCAGAACTCGAACAGCAGCTCGGTATGGCTGGCGGTATGGGTGTGCAGGCCCATCGCCTCCTCGAC
Coding sequences within it:
- a CDS encoding iron-containing redox enzyme family protein, with amino-acid sequence MDTQTFWNTVEGIADEFNIGRHPLVKLIKEGKATRQQIRQFAVEHYEMTVRDSGHYIAQGYISMATIDKQGAEMMAENFVEEAMGLHTHTASHTELLFEFWEKGLGLSRQELEQSSASPAARAMNAYFWLLVSRKAEYSGALGVLEGGFSHACEDILDGLQNHYQMSPDALRFFSGHMEADREHAQTGRKLIDRLLTTDRDRQEFVKEVRCAAELYWKGWDAMLQ